The Kitasatospora sp. NBC_00374 genome has a segment encoding these proteins:
- a CDS encoding LacI family DNA-binding transcriptional regulator gives MSRPTIADIARRAGVSKGAVSFALNGRPGVSETTRERILQVAEEMNWRPHSAARALGGARAGAVGLVLARPARTIGVEPFFAQLLSGLQAGLSAHAVALQLMVVEDTAAEVEVYRRWASEHRVDGFILVDLQLRDPRIEVLEELGLPSVVLGGPGRHGTLPSVWADDREAMLSIVDYLAALGHRRIAHLAGLPAFQHTQRRIRALRDASRRLGLEDAVSVPTDFSDAEGAAATRTLLTRARRPTAIVYDSDVMAVAGLGVAAEMGVSVPGELSIVSFDDSVLARIVHPALTALSRDTFALGEQVAGALLRAVADPSSAEDLKTPTPRLTVRESTAPPGLGRPTKSV, from the coding sequence GTGTCCAGACCGACGATCGCCGACATCGCCCGCCGGGCGGGGGTCTCCAAGGGCGCCGTCTCGTTCGCGCTGAACGGGCGGCCCGGCGTCAGCGAGACCACCAGGGAGCGGATCCTGCAGGTCGCCGAGGAGATGAACTGGCGCCCGCACAGTGCGGCCCGGGCACTCGGCGGCGCCAGGGCCGGGGCGGTCGGGCTGGTGCTCGCCAGGCCGGCCCGGACGATCGGCGTCGAGCCCTTCTTCGCCCAGCTGCTGTCCGGCCTGCAGGCCGGGCTGTCGGCCCACGCCGTCGCGCTGCAGCTGATGGTGGTGGAGGACACCGCCGCCGAGGTGGAGGTGTACCGCAGGTGGGCCTCCGAGCACCGGGTGGACGGTTTCATCCTGGTCGACCTGCAGCTGCGCGACCCGCGGATCGAGGTGCTGGAGGAGCTCGGCCTGCCCAGCGTGGTGCTGGGCGGCCCGGGCCGGCACGGCACGCTGCCGAGCGTCTGGGCCGACGACCGTGAGGCGATGCTGTCGATCGTCGACTACCTCGCGGCGCTCGGCCACCGCCGGATCGCCCACCTCGCCGGGCTGCCCGCCTTCCAGCACACCCAGCGCCGGATCCGCGCGCTGCGGGACGCCTCGCGCCGGCTCGGCCTGGAGGACGCGGTGTCGGTGCCCACCGACTTCAGCGACGCGGAGGGCGCCGCGGCCACCCGGACGCTGCTGACCCGGGCCCGGCGGCCCACCGCGATCGTCTACGACAGCGACGTGATGGCGGTGGCCGGGCTGGGGGTGGCCGCCGAGATGGGCGTGTCGGTGCCCGGCGAGCTGTCCATCGTCTCCTTCGACGACTCGGTGCTCGCCCGGATCGTCCACCCCGCGCTCACCGCGCTCTCCCGGGACACCTTCGCGCTCGGCGAGCAGGTCGCCGGCGCGCTGCTGCGCGCGGTCGCCGATCCTTCGTCCGCCGAGGACCTCAAGACGCCGACGCCGCGCCTCACCGTCCGGGAGAGCACCGCCCCGCCCGGTCTTGGCAGGCCCACTAAATCGGTTTAG
- a CDS encoding PLP-dependent aminotransferase family protein, with product MPNPWSSSGPDLHLDLDPAGGRRTAVENALREAVRTGRLAAGTPLPSTRGLAGELGLARGTVTAAYDQLVEEGYLTTRPGSGTTVADLPPAAPAPAPPAATDPAQPVHDLRPGRPDVSSFPTRAWLAATRRVLDRARPEVFGAADPQGRIELRTALADHLGRTRGVITTADRVVITSGFYQSLGLLAAVLRARGAGTVATEDPGHNLHRGVIRRAGLTAAALPVDAHGARVEELDRQTDAVLLTPSHQYPTGVPLHPRRRQQLLGWARATGGPVVEDDYDGEFRYDRRPVGALQGAAPEQVVYCGTASKTLGPALRLAWLVLPRALVADVVRAKAEDDLYTETLGQLVLADLIATHAYERHVRAARMRYRRRREILLDRLAAVPALTAHGVPAGLHTLLTLPAEGPGEPAALTACARRGIALRGLTELHHDPAGRPEGLLIGFAAPSERGFPAALDGLLPALAHVLDPTSER from the coding sequence ATGCCGAATCCCTGGTCCAGTTCCGGTCCGGACCTCCACCTCGACCTGGACCCGGCGGGCGGGCGGCGGACCGCGGTCGAGAACGCCCTGCGCGAGGCCGTCCGCACGGGCCGGCTGGCCGCCGGCACCCCGCTGCCGTCCACCCGCGGGCTCGCCGGGGAACTCGGACTCGCCCGGGGCACCGTGACCGCCGCCTACGACCAGCTGGTCGAGGAGGGCTACCTGACCACCCGCCCCGGCTCCGGGACCACCGTCGCCGACCTGCCGCCGGCCGCGCCCGCCCCCGCACCCCCGGCCGCCACGGACCCCGCGCAGCCCGTCCACGACCTGCGCCCCGGCCGACCCGACGTCAGCTCCTTCCCGACCAGGGCCTGGCTCGCCGCCACCCGCCGGGTGCTGGACCGCGCCCGTCCGGAGGTCTTCGGCGCCGCCGACCCCCAGGGCCGGATCGAGCTGCGCACCGCGCTCGCCGACCACCTCGGCCGGACCCGCGGCGTGATCACCACCGCCGACCGGGTGGTGATCACGTCCGGCTTCTACCAGTCCCTCGGCCTGCTCGCCGCCGTACTGCGGGCACGCGGCGCCGGCACCGTCGCCACCGAGGACCCGGGCCACAACCTCCACCGCGGCGTGATCCGCAGGGCCGGGCTCACGGCCGCCGCACTGCCCGTCGACGCGCACGGCGCCCGCGTCGAGGAACTGGACCGGCAGACCGACGCCGTCCTGCTGACCCCCTCGCACCAGTACCCGACCGGGGTGCCGCTGCACCCGCGCCGCCGCCAACAGCTCCTCGGGTGGGCGCGGGCCACCGGCGGCCCGGTCGTCGAGGACGACTACGACGGCGAGTTCCGCTACGACCGCCGGCCGGTCGGGGCCCTCCAGGGCGCGGCCCCCGAGCAGGTCGTCTACTGCGGCACCGCCTCCAAGACCCTCGGGCCCGCGCTCCGGCTGGCCTGGCTGGTCCTGCCGCGCGCCCTGGTGGCGGACGTCGTCCGGGCCAAGGCGGAGGACGACCTGTACACCGAGACGCTGGGCCAGCTCGTCCTCGCGGACCTGATCGCCACCCACGCCTACGAGCGCCACGTCCGGGCCGCCCGGATGCGCTACCGCCGGCGCCGCGAAATCCTCCTCGACCGGCTGGCCGCCGTTCCCGCGCTCACCGCCCACGGCGTCCCCGCCGGCCTGCACACCCTGCTCACCCTCCCCGCCGAAGGGCCCGGCGAGCCGGCGGCGCTGACCGCCTGCGCCCGCCGGGGCATCGCCCTGCGCGGACTCACCGAGCTCCACCACGACCCGGCCGGACGCCCGGAGGGCCTGCTGATCGGCTTCGCCGCCCCCTCCGAGCGAGGGTTCCCGGCCGCCCTGGACGGGCTGCTCCCGGCCCTGGCGCACGTGCTCGACCCCACGTCGGAGCGGTGA
- a CDS encoding metallophosphoesterase, with protein MIVIAHLSDIHLDGGRRAEERTRAVLAYLEGLPYELAAVLVTGDIADHGLPAEYEQARRLLVSRHPVLVLPGNHDHRAAFRGVLLGQAGSAEPVNRVHRGDGFVIALCDSSVPGKDHGLLDDRTLAWLEGELVGTPDGVPVLVAFHHPPALLHEPFIDGIRQFGEDRLAELARRRPGIAGFLCGHAHTPAATTFAGRPLLVAPGVTSTLRLPWERRAHPEDFVHLDLPPALAFHVLSGDGRLTTHFRTVPV; from the coding sequence GTGATCGTGATCGCCCACCTCAGCGACATCCACCTGGACGGCGGCCGGCGCGCCGAGGAGCGCACCCGGGCGGTGCTGGCGTACCTGGAGGGGCTGCCGTACGAGCTCGCCGCGGTGCTGGTCACCGGTGACATCGCCGACCACGGGCTGCCCGCCGAGTACGAGCAGGCGCGGCGGCTGCTGGTCTCGCGGCACCCGGTGCTGGTCCTCCCCGGCAACCACGACCACCGGGCCGCGTTCCGCGGCGTCCTGCTGGGGCAGGCCGGTTCGGCCGAGCCGGTCAACCGGGTGCACCGGGGCGACGGGTTCGTGATCGCGCTGTGCGACTCGTCCGTACCGGGGAAGGACCACGGGCTGCTGGACGACCGGACGCTGGCCTGGCTGGAGGGGGAGCTCGTCGGCACCCCCGACGGGGTGCCCGTGCTGGTCGCCTTCCACCACCCGCCGGCCCTGCTGCACGAGCCGTTCATCGACGGCATCCGGCAGTTCGGCGAGGACCGGCTCGCCGAACTGGCGCGGCGCCGCCCCGGGATCGCCGGGTTCCTGTGCGGTCACGCGCACACTCCGGCCGCGACCACGTTCGCGGGGCGGCCGCTGCTGGTGGCCCCCGGGGTCACCTCGACGCTGCGGCTGCCCTGGGAGCGGCGCGCCCACCCGGAGGACTTCGTCCACCTCGATCTGCCGCCGGCGCTCGCCTTCCACGTACTGTCCGGGGACGGGCGGCTGACCACGCACTTCCGGACGGTCCCGGTCTGA